Proteins co-encoded in one Syntrophus gentianae genomic window:
- a CDS encoding L-threonylcarbamoyladenylate synthase — protein MLLSINSQNPQTRLIKKVSEVLLDGGIVIYPTDTVYGLGCSLFNKRGIEKIYEIKRRNKKQPLSFICADLKDISRYAQVTDFAYKTMKRYLPGPYTFILQASRLVPKIILPKRQTTGIRIPDNRICMAMVAELGQPIISTSVKADDDTYLNDPEEIEKLFKHRVDVIVNGDIPSSEPSTVISLIDDYVEILRVGKGDVSEFM, from the coding sequence ATGCTGTTATCAATAAACAGTCAGAATCCCCAGACCAGACTGATAAAGAAAGTTTCCGAAGTCCTGCTGGACGGTGGAATCGTGATCTATCCAACCGATACGGTTTATGGTCTTGGGTGCAGTCTCTTCAATAAACGAGGAATCGAAAAAATATACGAGATCAAGAGAAGAAACAAAAAGCAACCTCTCAGTTTCATCTGCGCCGATCTTAAAGATATCAGCAGGTATGCCCAGGTAACCGATTTCGCATATAAGACCATGAAGCGTTATCTTCCCGGACCTTATACTTTTATTCTTCAGGCATCCAGGCTTGTCCCAAAAATCATTCTTCCCAAAAGACAGACAACAGGGATTCGGATACCGGACAATCGGATCTGCATGGCCATGGTAGCTGAACTTGGACAACCCATCATCAGCACCAGCGTAAAGGCCGATGACGATACGTATCTGAATGATCCTGAAGAAATTGAAAAATTATTCAAACATCGTGTGGATGTGATCGTTAATGGGGACATCCCCTCCTCGGAACCTTCCACGGTCATCAGCTTGATCGACGATTATGTGGAGATTCTCAGAGTGGGAAAGGGAGATGTTTCCGAATTTATGTAA
- the serS gene encoding serine--tRNA ligase has protein sequence MLDIKFLRQNIDFVKSKIAERSQSIDLDAFVRLDAKRRDILQEVEALRNERNAVSKQVGERKKRKEDAQDLISRMGEVSTRIRELEDQLKETEESLQSLLMTIPNIPHESVAYGTSSEDNPVVRVWGEKPQFDFTPKPHWEIGENLNILDFARGAKITGARFTLYRGAGAMLERAIINFMLDLHGEEHGYTEILPPFMANRDSMTGTGQLPKFAEDLFKIENLEYYLIPTAEVPVTNIHRDEILEEKVLPVYYVAYSPCFRAEAGSYGKDTRGLIRQHQFNKVEMVKFATPETSYEELEKLTLNAEEVLKRLNIPYRTVCLCTGDLGFSSAKTYDVEAWLPGQDTYREISSCSNFEDFQARRASIRFRRESTGKLDFVHTLNGSGLAAGRTLVAVLENYQQADGSVVIPDALRPYMRGMEKIPAA, from the coding sequence ATGCTGGATATCAAATTTCTGAGACAGAATATCGATTTTGTTAAAAGCAAAATTGCAGAACGTAGCCAGAGCATCGATCTGGACGCCTTTGTTCGCCTTGATGCAAAGCGGCGGGATATCCTCCAGGAAGTCGAAGCCCTGCGCAACGAACGGAATGCCGTATCCAAGCAGGTCGGTGAAAGAAAGAAACGCAAGGAAGATGCACAGGATCTGATTTCCCGGATGGGAGAGGTCTCCACGCGCATCCGGGAACTTGAAGACCAACTGAAAGAGACCGAGGAATCGCTTCAGAGTCTGCTGATGACGATTCCCAACATCCCTCACGAATCTGTTGCTTACGGAACGAGTTCCGAAGACAATCCCGTTGTCCGAGTATGGGGAGAAAAGCCGCAATTTGATTTTACCCCGAAGCCGCATTGGGAAATCGGCGAGAATCTCAACATCCTCGACTTCGCCCGTGGCGCAAAAATTACCGGAGCGCGATTCACCCTGTACCGCGGGGCAGGCGCCATGCTGGAACGGGCCATCATCAACTTCATGCTGGATCTCCATGGGGAAGAGCATGGCTACACGGAAATCCTGCCACCCTTCATGGCCAATCGGGACAGCATGACGGGAACAGGCCAGTTACCGAAGTTTGCCGAAGATCTTTTTAAAATCGAAAACCTGGAGTATTACCTCATCCCTACGGCGGAAGTCCCCGTAACGAACATCCACCGCGATGAAATTCTCGAGGAGAAGGTCCTCCCGGTTTATTATGTGGCTTATTCGCCCTGTTTCCGGGCTGAAGCCGGATCCTACGGGAAGGATACGCGCGGATTGATCCGTCAGCATCAGTTTAACAAAGTGGAGATGGTTAAATTCGCCACGCCCGAAACGTCCTATGAGGAACTGGAAAAACTGACGCTCAATGCCGAAGAGGTTTTAAAGCGTTTGAACATTCCCTACCGAACGGTCTGTCTATGCACCGGCGATCTTGGTTTCTCTTCAGCAAAAACCTATGATGTAGAAGCCTGGCTGCCAGGTCAGGACACGTACAGGGAAATTTCTTCATGCAGCAATTTTGAGGACTTTCAGGCGCGGAGAGCATCCATCCGCTTTCGTCGGGAATCAACGGGTAAGCTGGATTTCGTCCATACCCTTAACGGTTCCGGTCTGGCTGCGGGGAGAACGCTGGTGGCTGTTCTGGAAAATTACCAGCAGGCAGATGGCAGCGTCGTAATCCCCGATGCCCTGCGCCCCTACATGAGGGGGATGGAGAAAATTCCCGCCGCATAA
- a CDS encoding Rne/Rng family ribonuclease: MKHIMLINAVHMEQKRMAIVEDGKLVEFNIQMSLREPITGNIYKGIVLKVERGLQAAFVNFGVGKDGFLPLRDVSPDYFTEKKDNGREGSNPRGTLKTGQEVIVQVAREVSGRKGALLTTYLSLPGRYLVLLPNKHSSGISRKIEDEEDRKLLKTLVEQIKIDEGMGFIVRTAGINRTKQELSRDYQHLLRLWKEIQKSAETEPAPALIYQESDFGVRSLRDYFTSEIEEILVDDIDTYRKMRAYCKTVVPRNLRMIKQYKERLPVFGRYNLEEQIREIYQERVELKSGGSIVICPTEAMITIDVNSGRGSNKKNVEDTAFKTNLEAAEEIARQLRLRDLGGLIAIDFIDMMDRKHEAEVEKTFKKALTLDRARIQLSRISKFGILELSRQKKHSTIQEISYTACPFCTGRGVRPSLEYTALSAFRKIESEAAKEKASALKVTVPHEIADYLLNQKRSDIQRIESMYDLSVHVSGKADMIWDHAVISAVAREVLADIPETTGETKLAGQAESASYREVDLFVPDLPEDQQSPLLESSSPEEQPAAAEPAKKKSRRRPRRRRRKPEEKIDSAAGSVSPQDTPENNQVSERTETDESSVFSPPVLVEPIENKPSDSPFDSQGSGNHQETVEKEPVV; the protein is encoded by the coding sequence ATGAAACATATCATGTTGATCAACGCTGTTCATATGGAACAGAAACGCATGGCCATTGTTGAAGATGGCAAACTCGTGGAATTTAACATCCAGATGTCCCTGCGGGAACCTATCACGGGAAACATCTATAAGGGCATTGTCCTCAAGGTTGAACGCGGCCTTCAGGCAGCCTTTGTCAATTTCGGCGTCGGCAAGGATGGTTTTCTGCCCTTGCGGGATGTGAGTCCGGACTACTTCACGGAAAAGAAGGACAACGGGCGGGAGGGTTCCAATCCCCGAGGGACGCTCAAAACCGGACAGGAAGTCATCGTTCAGGTGGCCCGGGAAGTCAGCGGACGGAAAGGGGCCCTGCTGACCACTTACTTATCCCTGCCGGGACGTTACCTTGTTCTCTTGCCCAATAAGCACAGCAGCGGCATTTCCCGGAAAATCGAGGATGAAGAAGACCGGAAGCTGCTCAAGACCCTGGTGGAACAGATCAAAATTGATGAAGGAATGGGGTTTATCGTCCGGACGGCCGGCATTAATCGAACCAAGCAGGAACTCTCCCGGGATTATCAGCACCTGCTGAGACTCTGGAAGGAAATCCAGAAGAGTGCGGAAACAGAGCCGGCGCCGGCCCTGATCTATCAGGAAAGCGATTTCGGCGTGCGCAGTCTCCGGGACTATTTCACCTCGGAAATTGAAGAAATCCTCGTTGATGATATCGACACCTATCGCAAGATGAGAGCCTACTGCAAGACCGTCGTCCCCCGGAATCTTCGGATGATCAAGCAGTACAAGGAAAGATTGCCCGTTTTCGGCCGCTACAACCTCGAGGAACAGATTCGTGAGATCTACCAGGAACGGGTGGAACTCAAGAGCGGCGGCTCCATCGTCATCTGTCCCACGGAAGCGATGATCACCATCGACGTCAACTCCGGACGGGGCTCCAACAAAAAGAATGTGGAAGACACGGCCTTTAAGACAAATCTGGAAGCCGCAGAAGAAATCGCCCGTCAGCTCCGCCTGCGAGATCTCGGGGGACTGATCGCCATCGATTTCATTGACATGATGGACCGGAAGCATGAGGCTGAAGTGGAAAAAACTTTCAAAAAGGCCCTGACCCTCGACCGCGCTCGGATTCAGTTGTCCCGGATTTCGAAATTCGGCATTCTTGAACTTTCACGCCAGAAGAAGCATTCCACAATACAGGAAATCAGCTATACCGCTTGTCCCTTCTGTACGGGACGCGGAGTTCGACCCTCCCTGGAATACACGGCTCTCAGCGCTTTCCGGAAGATTGAATCGGAAGCCGCCAAAGAAAAGGCAAGCGCCCTGAAGGTCACCGTTCCCCATGAAATTGCGGATTACCTGCTCAACCAGAAGCGAAGTGATATTCAGAGAATCGAAAGCATGTACGATCTCTCTGTTCATGTCTCCGGAAAAGCGGACATGATCTGGGACCATGCGGTCATTTCTGCTGTTGCCCGTGAAGTTTTGGCAGATATTCCCGAAACGACCGGGGAAACAAAGCTCGCCGGGCAGGCTGAATCGGCTTCCTACAGAGAGGTGGATCTTTTTGTCCCTGATCTTCCGGAAGATCAGCAATCACCATTGCTCGAATCGTCTTCTCCGGAAGAACAGCCCGCTGCTGCTGAACCAGCCAAGAAAAAGAGCCGACGGCGCCCACGTCGTCGGCGCAGGAAACCGGAAGAAAAAATCGACTCCGCCGCCGGTTCGGTTTCTCCCCAGGATACCCCTGAAAACAACCAGGTGTCCGAGAGGACAGAAACGGACGAGAGCAGCGTCTTTTCTCCCCCCGTTCTCGTCGAACCCATTGAGAATAAACCTTCCGATTCACCCTTTGATTCGCAAGGCTCTGGGAATCATCAAGAAACCGTTGAAAAGGAACCGGTCGTTTAA
- a CDS encoding YggT family protein: MLIAENFVLALAKILDIVLTLYMWILIARAVISWVNPDPYNPIVMFLYRVTEPVLTPVRRWLPLRNIGVDLSPLIVILVIMFLQTFVVHTMEQMATALR; encoded by the coding sequence ATGCTCATCGCCGAAAATTTCGTTCTGGCCCTGGCCAAAATTCTGGATATCGTCCTGACCCTCTATATGTGGATATTGATTGCCCGGGCCGTCATTTCATGGGTCAATCCCGACCCTTACAATCCCATTGTCATGTTCCTGTACCGGGTGACCGAACCCGTTCTGACACCGGTCCGGCGCTGGCTTCCCCTCCGGAATATCGGGGTTGATCTCTCTCCTCTCATTGTCATTCTGGTCATCATGTTTCTGCAGACCTTTGTGGTCCATACCATGGAACAGATGGCCACAGCCCTCCGCTGA
- a CDS encoding VPLPA-CTERM sorting domain-containing protein, giving the protein MRRLVGLVTVLFLLAMSVPAMASIYDISVTGSGDQVKYRYWGYFGSGTWWEANANPNIVYHSYEPGNGNSADTALSFDLTSLTVSAEDILSASLNFNILSVWTDGRDDIGNINGIGTVYASGGTGWKSFDITTSLIDNLNAAGTTANYYFSYTGYSGFTFGSAEGGQPAYLSITTASNTPVPLPAAAWIFGSGLLGLFQIRRKLSR; this is encoded by the coding sequence ATGCGAAGGCTTGTAGGTTTGGTAACGGTTTTATTTTTATTGGCGATGTCTGTTCCGGCAATGGCATCAATTTACGACATTTCTGTGACCGGATCTGGAGATCAGGTGAAATATCGGTACTGGGGTTATTTTGGATCAGGTACGTGGTGGGAAGCGAACGCCAACCCAAATATTGTCTATCATTCCTATGAACCTGGAAATGGGAACTCAGCGGATACAGCATTGAGTTTTGACTTGACCTCACTGACGGTTTCGGCTGAAGATATCCTTTCAGCGTCGCTCAACTTTAATATTCTGAGTGTCTGGACCGATGGCAGAGATGATATCGGCAATATAAATGGAATAGGAACCGTTTATGCCTCAGGTGGTACCGGGTGGAAGTCCTTTGATATCACTACGTCTTTAATTGACAATTTGAATGCCGCTGGGACAACTGCCAATTATTATTTTTCCTATACGGGATATTCCGGTTTTACATTCGGCAGTGCTGAAGGTGGACAACCGGCCTATTTAAGTATCACTACGGCCAGCAACACTCCTGTTCCCCTTCCGGCTGCTGCCTGGATCTTCGGATCCGGCTTGCTCGGTCTGTTTCAGATAAGACGTAAGCTTAGCAGATAA
- a CDS encoding glutamate-5-semialdehyde dehydrogenase, with amino-acid sequence MDIGDEMRQVADRAREASRKLSRISTEIKNRALTEMSEQLLQQSAYLIQKNKKDVDFAVESGLSPAMIDRLTLKESTIRDMANGIKEVAALPDPVGKVTSMWRRPNGLMVGRMRIPLGVIGIIYESRPNVTADAAALCLKSGNAVILRGGSEAIYSNIAIGRLLQDALRKYEIPEAAIQVVETTDREAVYELLQLEEYIDLIIPRGGEDLIRAVVRQSRIPVIKHYKGVCHVFVDADADLDMAAKIVINGKTQRPGVCNALETLLVHREAAPRFLPEMARQLREQGVVLRGCEKTCDLVPDAEAATEDDWYMEYLDLILAIRVVDSIDEAMDHIARYGSLHTESIVTSDYANAQRFLNEVNSSTVLVNASTRFSDGFQLGLGAEIGISTTKLHAYGPMGLEELTTTKFIIYGNGQVRT; translated from the coding sequence ATGGATATTGGCGACGAAATGAGGCAAGTGGCGGATCGCGCCCGGGAGGCTTCCCGAAAGCTGTCCCGAATCTCTACGGAAATAAAAAACCGGGCGCTGACGGAAATGTCTGAACAGCTGCTTCAGCAATCCGCCTATCTGATACAGAAAAACAAAAAGGATGTGGACTTTGCCGTAGAAAGCGGGCTTTCTCCGGCCATGATCGACCGGTTGACTTTGAAGGAATCCACGATCCGGGATATGGCCAACGGCATCAAAGAAGTGGCGGCGCTGCCTGATCCCGTGGGAAAGGTCACTTCCATGTGGCGGCGGCCCAACGGCCTGATGGTAGGCCGGATGAGGATACCTCTGGGGGTCATCGGAATTATTTATGAGTCGCGCCCCAATGTGACTGCCGATGCAGCGGCGCTCTGTCTGAAATCGGGGAATGCCGTCATCCTTCGCGGCGGGTCCGAGGCCATTTATTCCAATATCGCCATCGGGCGGCTTCTTCAGGATGCTCTGCGGAAATATGAAATTCCGGAAGCGGCAATCCAGGTCGTGGAAACGACGGACCGGGAGGCGGTTTACGAGCTGCTGCAACTGGAAGAGTATATCGACCTGATCATTCCCCGCGGTGGGGAGGATCTCATCCGTGCGGTCGTTCGCCAGTCCCGGATTCCCGTGATCAAACATTACAAGGGGGTATGCCATGTCTTCGTGGATGCCGATGCGGATCTGGACATGGCGGCAAAAATCGTCATCAATGGGAAAACCCAGCGTCCCGGTGTCTGTAACGCACTGGAGACATTACTGGTCCATCGGGAGGCGGCTCCCCGTTTTCTGCCGGAGATGGCCCGTCAACTCAGGGAGCAGGGCGTTGTCCTCAGGGGCTGTGAAAAAACCTGCGACCTGGTTCCCGATGCCGAGGCGGCAACGGAAGACGACTGGTATATGGAGTACCTGGATCTGATCCTCGCGATCCGGGTGGTTGACAGTATCGATGAGGCGATGGACCATATCGCCCGTTACGGGTCGCTCCATACGGAATCCATTGTCACCAGCGACTATGCAAACGCGCAGCGGTTCCTCAACGAAGTCAATTCCTCCACGGTTCTGGTGAATGCCTCGACCCGCTTCAGCGATGGATTTCAACTGGGGCTGGGGGCGGAGATCGGGATCAGCACAACGAAGCTCCATGCTTACGGCCCTATGGGATTGGAAGAATTGACCACAACCAAATTCATTATTTATGGAAACGGGCAGGTGAGAACATGA
- a CDS encoding DUF167 domain-containing protein, which yields MIEIQERKNGVSFLVQVLPRSSKCAFAGIQEGIIRLKLTAPPVEGRANEECLEFFSELLGIKKGQMSILHGQKSRKKIIQIDGLTREQLEARLSLMLQTERQGEGSVLKRPRDRK from the coding sequence GTGATCGAAATCCAGGAAAGAAAAAATGGTGTTTCCTTCCTCGTCCAGGTGCTGCCCAGGTCGTCCAAATGCGCCTTCGCCGGGATTCAGGAGGGTATTATCCGGCTGAAGCTCACCGCACCACCGGTGGAAGGAAGAGCCAATGAGGAATGCCTGGAATTCTTTTCCGAACTGCTGGGAATAAAGAAGGGACAGATGAGCATTCTTCATGGGCAAAAGTCGAGGAAGAAAATCATCCAGATTGACGGATTGACACGGGAACAGTTGGAAGCCCGTCTTTCCCTGATGCTTCAGACGGAACGTCAAGGAGAGGGCTCCGTTCTCAAGAGACCTCGGGATAGAAAGTAA
- a CDS encoding DUF4405 domain-containing protein, which produces MKRDIKLRKWATPLTIGAFALSAVTGILLFFKIHIGLVKPVHEWLSWLLVLGAIFHTIANHSFFMRYLAQPVGRGILIVFGLLICLSFFPLNNNGDRNPYAKMSNALSQSSLSAVAKIAHHEPEEAVNILRAKGIYPDSKDQTIQEIAAKNNSQPLRVLSLIF; this is translated from the coding sequence ATGAAAAGAGACATTAAATTACGGAAATGGGCAACGCCGCTTACTATTGGCGCTTTTGCATTGTCTGCCGTCACCGGCATCCTGTTGTTTTTTAAAATCCACATCGGCTTGGTAAAACCTGTACACGAATGGCTGAGTTGGCTTTTAGTTCTTGGCGCAATATTTCACACCATCGCCAATCACAGTTTCTTTATGAGGTATCTCGCACAACCTGTGGGGAGAGGCATTCTTATCGTATTCGGTCTGCTCATTTGTCTTTCCTTTTTCCCGTTGAACAATAACGGTGATCGAAATCCTTATGCCAAAATGTCGAATGCACTCAGTCAATCTTCCCTGTCAGCAGTGGCAAAAATAGCTCATCATGAACCGGAGGAAGCAGTAAACATCCTCAGAGCAAAGGGGATATATCCAGATAGTAAGGATCAGACCATTCAAGAAATTGCAGCAAAAAATAACAGCCAGCCTCTGCGTGTTCTCAGCTTGATATTTTAA
- the nadD gene encoding nicotinate-nucleotide adenylyltransferase has protein sequence MKWGLLGGTFDPIHMGHLRCAEEIREIFDLNRIIFIPASRSPHKLDAEITSFYHRAQMVRLAIEGNPSFSFSDVEDQRAGKSYSIETVQYFLDKYLKSIEIYFILGQDAFQAIQTWKEWQKLLLLCNFAVLTRPGYENMGLSGALPEESAAQFVYDEAVGGYRGPTGQHIFFRQVTFLDISSSDIRERARQGKSINYLAPEAVRHYIQKNNLYRIE, from the coding sequence ATGAAATGGGGACTGCTGGGAGGCACCTTTGATCCGATTCATATGGGTCATCTGCGCTGTGCGGAAGAAATCCGGGAAATCTTCGATCTGAACAGGATCATATTTATCCCGGCCTCCAGGTCGCCGCACAAGCTGGATGCGGAGATTACCTCCTTCTATCATCGGGCGCAGATGGTCCGCCTCGCCATTGAGGGGAATCCTTCCTTTTCTTTTTCCGATGTGGAGGATCAGCGGGCCGGGAAATCCTACTCCATTGAAACGGTGCAGTATTTTCTGGACAAGTACCTCAAGTCCATTGAGATCTATTTCATTCTGGGTCAGGATGCTTTCCAGGCCATTCAGACCTGGAAGGAATGGCAGAAACTGCTGCTGTTGTGCAATTTTGCCGTTCTTACGCGGCCGGGCTACGAAAATATGGGACTTTCAGGGGCTCTTCCCGAAGAGTCTGCCGCTCAGTTCGTTTATGACGAGGCCGTCGGAGGGTATCGGGGCCCAACTGGCCAGCATATATTTTTCCGCCAGGTAACCTTTCTGGACATCTCCTCTTCGGACATCCGGGAGCGGGCCCGTCAGGGGAAATCCATCAATTACCTGGCGCCGGAAGCTGTCCGGCATTATATCCAGAAAAACAATCTCTATCGGATTGAGTGA
- the murJ gene encoding murein biosynthesis integral membrane protein MurJ yields MSHRGENENVARAAGIVGMATMLSRIFGFIRDMVVAAFFGAGIATDAFFVAFRIPNLLRRLLGEGSLTVAFIPVFTEYLKTKSRESALELASIALTFLSILLVVVSLAGVLLSPLIVSLMAPGFIKNPAQFDLAVFLTRLMFPYIFFISLVALCMGILNSLRHFAAPALSPVILNISMILSTLLLHRCFQQPITALAIGVMLGGVLQLAMQWPFLIKMGARLKPNFSFRHPGMKRIGRLLIPTLVGSGIYQINIFIGTILASILPKGSVSFLYYADRVVELPLGVFAIAVGTASLPSLSAQVAKGLFDDFKQTISFSLRLILFITVPATVALIALREPIVSVLFQRGAFDAYSTRMTAQALLYYTLGLWAFSVIRVIDSAFFSLQDRRSPLKAAFVSLLVNVGLSILLMFPLKHGGLALATSAASAVNVLMLSFILRKKVGSYLNQRFYASLVKTFLASALMAVSIYLVSLVFPWNIEASFHVRVLFLTYCIAAGILTFFGASFLLKSDEMVSMLSLIRRKLKSSAH; encoded by the coding sequence ATGTCCCATCGTGGAGAAAATGAAAATGTAGCCCGGGCCGCCGGAATCGTGGGAATGGCCACGATGTTGAGCCGAATTTTCGGATTTATCCGGGATATGGTGGTGGCTGCCTTCTTCGGCGCCGGCATCGCCACGGATGCCTTCTTCGTCGCATTCCGGATTCCCAATCTCCTGCGGAGACTTCTGGGCGAGGGTTCCCTGACCGTTGCCTTTATCCCTGTTTTCACGGAATATCTCAAAACGAAATCCAGGGAAAGCGCCCTTGAACTGGCCAGCATCGCCCTCACCTTCCTTTCTATTCTCCTTGTCGTGGTCTCCCTGGCTGGCGTCCTGCTTTCGCCGCTCATCGTCTCCCTGATGGCCCCCGGATTTATCAAGAACCCTGCCCAGTTTGATCTGGCGGTCTTTCTGACCCGGCTGATGTTTCCCTATATTTTCTTTATCTCGCTCGTTGCCCTTTGCATGGGAATTCTCAACTCGCTCCGCCACTTCGCGGCGCCGGCACTTTCACCGGTCATTCTGAACATCTCCATGATTCTCTCCACGCTTCTTTTGCACAGGTGCTTTCAGCAGCCGATCACCGCCCTCGCCATCGGCGTCATGCTGGGCGGAGTCCTGCAGCTGGCGATGCAATGGCCTTTTCTGATTAAAATGGGGGCGCGGCTGAAGCCGAATTTTTCCTTTCGACACCCCGGCATGAAACGGATCGGACGCCTCCTGATTCCCACCCTGGTTGGCTCCGGCATCTATCAGATCAACATCTTTATCGGCACCATTCTGGCTTCGATATTGCCCAAGGGCAGTGTTTCCTTTCTTTACTATGCCGATCGGGTGGTTGAGCTCCCCTTGGGGGTGTTTGCCATTGCCGTGGGTACAGCCAGCCTTCCCAGTCTTTCCGCACAGGTCGCCAAAGGACTTTTCGATGATTTCAAGCAGACCATTTCCTTTTCCCTGCGACTTATCCTTTTTATCACCGTGCCTGCCACCGTGGCCCTGATCGCCCTGCGCGAACCGATCGTTTCCGTACTTTTTCAGAGGGGGGCCTTCGATGCCTATTCGACCCGCATGACCGCCCAGGCCCTCCTTTATTATACCCTCGGCCTCTGGGCCTTCTCCGTCATCCGCGTTATCGATTCCGCCTTTTTTTCGCTCCAGGACAGAAGGTCCCCGTTGAAGGCCGCTTTCGTATCCCTGCTGGTCAATGTCGGGCTAAGTATCCTGCTGATGTTCCCATTAAAGCATGGAGGGCTTGCCCTTGCCACCTCTGCGGCTTCTGCCGTCAACGTGCTGATGCTCTCCTTCATCCTTCGGAAGAAAGTCGGGAGTTATCTCAATCAGAGATTTTATGCCTCCCTGGTGAAAACCTTCCTGGCCTCGGCTCTGATGGCCGTCAGCATTTACCTCGTTTCCCTCGTCTTTCCCTGGAATATTGAAGCTTCCTTTCATGTCAGGGTACTCTTTCTCACCTACTGCATTGCCGCAGGCATCCTCACATTCTTCGGCGCATCTTTCTTGTTGAAGAGTGACGAAATGGTATCCATGCTCAGCCTCATCCGCCGGAAGCTGAAATCCTCGGCCCACTGA
- the proC gene encoding pyrroline-5-carboxylate reductase yields MFDNQKIGMIGCGKMGSILLRGILRCSLVPQGNIRVADAVKERIEEIREGYPGVRSAENRDLVRESDILILAVKPQNMPALLNEISADVNPRQLIISIAAGISTKAIEKHLAGPVRVVRVMPNTPALVEEGATALAAGSSATAEDLETAVRIFEAVGSTVTVSENLMDAVTGLSGSGPGYVFVMLEALADAGVLLGLPRDIALKLAGQTFLGAAKLCLQAGKHPGELKDMVTSPGGTTIAGLKALEEGRLRATLIRAVEAAALRSKALAGDE; encoded by the coding sequence ATGTTCGATAATCAGAAAATCGGGATGATCGGTTGTGGAAAAATGGGTTCCATTCTTTTGAGGGGGATTCTTCGTTGCTCCCTTGTTCCGCAAGGAAACATCCGGGTTGCGGATGCCGTGAAGGAGCGCATCGAAGAAATCCGTGAAGGCTATCCAGGCGTTCGATCAGCAGAAAACAGAGACCTCGTGCGAGAGTCGGACATCCTGATCCTGGCGGTGAAGCCTCAGAATATGCCGGCTCTCTTGAATGAGATATCCGCCGATGTTAATCCCCGGCAATTGATTATTTCCATTGCCGCAGGTATCTCCACCAAGGCTATTGAAAAACACCTTGCCGGACCGGTTCGAGTTGTGCGGGTTATGCCCAACACGCCGGCCCTTGTAGAAGAAGGCGCGACCGCTCTGGCCGCAGGTTCTTCCGCCACGGCAGAGGATCTTGAGACCGCCGTCCGGATTTTCGAAGCCGTCGGATCGACGGTCACCGTTTCGGAAAATCTCATGGATGCCGTGACGGGCCTCAGCGGCAGCGGACCGGGATATGTCTTCGTCATGTTGGAAGCCCTGGCCGATGCCGGCGTTCTTCTGGGACTGCCGCGCGACATCGCCCTCAAATTGGCAGGGCAGACCTTCCTGGGGGCCGCAAAACTCTGTCTTCAGGCAGGCAAGCACCCGGGAGAACTCAAGGATATGGTGACGTCTCCAGGGGGAACGACCATAGCCGGGTTGAAAGCCCTCGAAGAAGGTCGATTGAGGGCCACCCTGATCAGGGCCGTGGAGGCGGCAGCCCTTCGTTCCAAAGCCTTGGCCGGGGATGAATAG